The following are encoded in a window of Callithrix jacchus isolate 240 chromosome 9, calJac240_pri, whole genome shotgun sequence genomic DNA:
- the SINHCAF gene encoding SIN3-HDAC complex-associated factor isoform X2, whose amino-acid sequence MCPCGPPALGAAAGAERRADCCPEEKMFGFHKPKMYRSIEGCCICRAKSSSSRFTDSKRYEKDFQSCFGLHETRSGDICNACVLLVKRWKKLPAGSKKNWNHVVDARAGPSLKTTLKPKKVKTLSGNRIKSNQISKLQKEFKRHNSDAHSTTSSASPAQSPCYSNQSDDGSDTEMASGSNRTPVFSFLDLTYWKRQKICCGIIYKGRFGEVLIDTHLFKPCCSNKKAAAEKPEEQGPEPLPISTQEW is encoded by the exons ACTGTTGCCCAGAAGAAAAGATGTTTGGTTTTCACAAGCCAAAGATGTACCGAAGTATAGAGGGCTGCTGTATTTGCAGAGCTAAGTCCTCCAGTTCTCGATTCACTGACAGTAAACGCTATGAAAAGGACTTCCAGAGCTGTTTTGG ATTGCATGAGACTCGTTCAGGAGACATCTGCAATGCCTGTGTCCTGCTTGTGAAAAGATGGAAGAAGTTGCCAGCAGGATCaaaaaaaaactggaatcat GTGGTAGATGCAAGGGCTGGACCCAGTCTAAAGACTACATTGAAACCAAAGAAAGTGAAAACTTTATCTGGGAACAGGATAAAAAGCAACCAGATCAGTAAACTGCAGAAGGAATTTAAACGTCATA ATTCTGATGCTCACAGTACCACCTCAAGTGCCTCCCCAGCTCAATCTCCTTGTTACAGTAACCAGTCAGATGACGGCTCAGACACAGAGATGGCTTCTGGTTCTAACAGAACaccagttttttcctttttagatctCACATActggaaaag acagaagATTTGTTGTGGGATCATCTATAAAGGCCGTTTTGGGGAAGTCCTCATTGATACACATCTCTTCAAGCCTTGTTGTAGCAATAAGAAAGCAGCTGCTGAGAAGCCAGAGGAGCAAGGGCCAGAGCCTCTGCCCATCTCCACTCAGGAGTGGTGA
- the SINHCAF gene encoding SIN3-HDAC complex-associated factor isoform X1, translated as MFGFHKPKMYRSIEGCCICRAKSSSSRFTDSKRYEKDFQSCFGLHETRSGDICNACVLLVKRWKKLPAGSKKNWNHVVDARAGPSLKTTLKPKKVKTLSGNRIKSNQISKLQKEFKRHNSDAHSTTSSASPAQSPCYSNQSDDGSDTEMASGSNRTPVFSFLDLTYWKRQKICCGIIYKGRFGEVLIDTHLFKPCCSNKKAAAEKPEEQGPEPLPISTQEW; from the exons ATGTTTGGTTTTCACAAGCCAAAGATGTACCGAAGTATAGAGGGCTGCTGTATTTGCAGAGCTAAGTCCTCCAGTTCTCGATTCACTGACAGTAAACGCTATGAAAAGGACTTCCAGAGCTGTTTTGG ATTGCATGAGACTCGTTCAGGAGACATCTGCAATGCCTGTGTCCTGCTTGTGAAAAGATGGAAGAAGTTGCCAGCAGGATCaaaaaaaaactggaatcat GTGGTAGATGCAAGGGCTGGACCCAGTCTAAAGACTACATTGAAACCAAAGAAAGTGAAAACTTTATCTGGGAACAGGATAAAAAGCAACCAGATCAGTAAACTGCAGAAGGAATTTAAACGTCATA ATTCTGATGCTCACAGTACCACCTCAAGTGCCTCCCCAGCTCAATCTCCTTGTTACAGTAACCAGTCAGATGACGGCTCAGACACAGAGATGGCTTCTGGTTCTAACAGAACaccagttttttcctttttagatctCACATActggaaaag acagaagATTTGTTGTGGGATCATCTATAAAGGCCGTTTTGGGGAAGTCCTCATTGATACACATCTCTTCAAGCCTTGTTGTAGCAATAAGAAAGCAGCTGCTGAGAAGCCAGAGGAGCAAGGGCCAGAGCCTCTGCCCATCTCCACTCAGGAGTGGTGA